The Miscanthus floridulus cultivar M001 chromosome 7, ASM1932011v1, whole genome shotgun sequence genome includes a region encoding these proteins:
- the LOC136467845 gene encoding uncharacterized protein, with protein MATAQNKRPRISSGVEKRPSRKEILGRKKAVEERIKKAVAVKDHLEQFPAFHKYQKNGLSVYMESGRGDQLTLPTRKYIQNLLKVNMEKPYGPEWPSEEKIKRREMVAPEARYILTKQYSNGFIPENSMKQDAEAEHMHAACTESCLLGFVHYRFVVEEELPVVYVYELQMEPSAQGKGLGKFMIQLVEQIACKNQMGAVMLTVQKANTLAMDFYTKLRYVISSTSPSRVDPQIGLEKSYEILCKTFDSEAKSKLEDGDY; from the exons ATGGCAACGGCGCAGAACAAGAGACCCCGGATCAGCAGCGGCGTGGAGAAGAGGCCGAGTAGGAAGGAG ATATTGGGGAGAAAGAAGGCGGTCGAGGAACGTATAAAGAAAGCTGTAGCTGTGAAGGATCATCTAGAGCAGTTTCCAGCATTTCATAAGTATCAGAAAAATG GTCTCTCAGTCTACATGGAGTCCGGACGTGGGGATCAGCTTACATTACCAACGAGGAAGTACATCCAAAATCTTCTGAAG GTTAACATGGAGAAACCATATGGACCAGAGTGGCCGTCAGAAGAGAAAATTAAGCGCCGGGAAATGGTAGCCCCAGAAGCGCGATACATCTTGACTAAGCAATATTCAAATGGGTTTATTCCTGAAAATTCCATGAAGCAAGACGCCGAGGCGGAACATATGCATGCAGCATGTACTGAAAGCTGCTTGCTTGGTTTTGTACACTATAGATTTGTTGTGGAAGAGGAGCTGCCTGTTGTTTACGTGTATGAGCTGCAAATGGAGCCTTCTGCCCAGGGCAAGGGGCTGGGGAAGTTTATGATCCAGTTGGTTGAACAGATAGCATGCAAG AACCAAATGGGAGCTGTGATGCTAACCGTTCAGAAAGCTAACACACTAGCTATGGATTTCTATACTAAGTTGAG ATATGTAATATCCAGTACCTCACCATCCCGAGTGGATCCTCAG ATAGGACTTGAAAAAAGCTATGAGATTTTGTGCAAGACATTTGACTCTGAAGCTAAGTCCAAACTAGAG GATGGCGACTATTAA